In a genomic window of Croceibacterium sp. TMG7-5b_MA50:
- the lnt gene encoding apolipoprotein N-acyltransferase yields the protein MRNATDRFTGRAGSFAALALGVGAAIGFEPLHYWPIALVAMGLFAALAARSETVGRAAWLGWLFGWAHFTFSNNWIATAFTHQAEMPAVLGWAAVPLLAIYLAVYPAIATLGARALVGRGRPFAFALAFAGCWTVAELLRASVFTGYAWNPFAMAVLGGWDRPGLAVFSPWMGTYALSGLAVLLAALTTGLALRRRWLPACALAAGVIAAMLAPGRTGPDGTVPVTLVQPNLPQERLAEPQFFEANYLQLASLSRPSRPGSTRLVLWPESGLADYLRPGYPQRFYNATTALGSPDFARRRIGRLIGPGSLLLTGAVDLEIARGRAVGAYNSVTALDAGGTIRGGYAKAHLVPYGEYLPMREVLEPIGLSRLVPGAIDFLPGPGPRTLALGQHGRAGIQICYEIVFSGEVADRRDRPDFIFNPSNDGWFGAFGPPQHLAQARMRAIEEGLPVLRATTTGISAVIDARGIVREHLATGVAGRIDTAIPAALPATLFGRLGNMIGFAWAVLFLGGSLVAMRRSRP from the coding sequence CGCGATGGGCCTGTTCGCCGCTCTTGCCGCGCGCAGCGAAACCGTGGGCCGGGCGGCGTGGCTTGGCTGGCTATTCGGCTGGGCGCATTTCACCTTCAGCAACAACTGGATCGCCACCGCCTTCACCCATCAGGCGGAGATGCCTGCGGTTCTGGGCTGGGCGGCGGTGCCGCTGCTGGCCATCTATCTGGCCGTCTATCCTGCCATCGCCACGCTGGGCGCACGCGCGCTGGTCGGGCGCGGCCGCCCCTTCGCCTTCGCGCTGGCGTTCGCCGGCTGCTGGACCGTGGCGGAGCTGCTGCGCGCCAGCGTGTTCACCGGCTATGCCTGGAACCCGTTCGCCATGGCAGTGCTGGGTGGATGGGACCGGCCGGGCCTCGCCGTGTTTTCGCCGTGGATGGGCACCTATGCGCTGAGCGGGCTGGCCGTGCTGCTGGCGGCGCTGACCACCGGCTTGGCACTGCGGCGACGCTGGTTGCCGGCATGTGCGCTGGCGGCTGGCGTGATCGCGGCCATGCTGGCGCCGGGCAGAACGGGTCCTGACGGCACGGTGCCGGTCACGCTGGTGCAGCCCAACCTGCCGCAGGAGCGGTTGGCCGAACCGCAGTTCTTTGAAGCAAACTACCTCCAGCTCGCCAGCCTCTCGCGCCCGTCGCGGCCCGGTTCGACGCGGCTGGTACTGTGGCCCGAAAGCGGCCTCGCCGATTACCTGCGCCCCGGCTATCCGCAGCGGTTCTACAACGCGACCACGGCACTCGGCAGTCCGGATTTTGCGCGTCGCCGCATCGGCCGGCTGATCGGGCCCGGCTCCCTCCTGCTGACCGGCGCGGTCGACCTGGAGATCGCGCGGGGCCGCGCCGTCGGCGCTTACAACTCGGTCACCGCACTCGATGCCGGCGGCACGATCCGGGGCGGGTATGCCAAGGCGCATCTGGTGCCTTACGGCGAGTACCTGCCCATGCGCGAGGTCCTGGAGCCGATCGGCCTGAGCCGCCTGGTGCCGGGCGCGATCGACTTCCTGCCCGGCCCCGGCCCGCGCACCCTGGCGCTGGGACAGCATGGCCGCGCCGGAATACAGATCTGTTACGAGATCGTGTTCTCGGGCGAGGTCGCCGATCGGCGTGACCGACCCGACTTCATCTTCAACCCGTCAAACGATGGCTGGTTCGGCGCCTTCGGTCCGCCGCAACACTTGGCACAGGCACGCATGCGGGCGATCGAGGAAGGGCTGCCGGTTCTGCGCGCCACCACCACCGGCATCAGTGCCGTGATCGACGCGCGGGGCATCGTGCGCGAGCACCTCGCCACCGGCGTCGCGGGCCGCATCGACACCGCCATTCCCGCCGCTCTGCCGGCGACATTGTTCGGCCGGCTCGGCAACATGATCGGCTTTGCGTGGGCCGTGCTTTTTCTTGGGGGCTCGCTGGTTGCCATGCGTCGGAGCCGCCCCTAG